A region of the Vibrio tubiashii genome:
GCTCAGAAAATGGTGCTCGCATGCTTGAAGCCATTATCGAAGGCCAACTGCTTCCGCCAATATCACTGGCTCTATTGAACAAGCTTTCTGAGCAGCAACCAGTCACGAGGATTTATCTAGCGGCTCAAGATGGTGAGTTTATCGGAGAGGTAGAGTAGCTATGTCTAATTGGCTAGAACGAGTGACTGATCTCATCGGAATCAAAACTAAACATGAGCTTACGGCGAAGTTTGCTTTGATTCTGCGTGACGAACTCAGTCTATCACAATGCTTGATTCTAATGCCGACATCGGATGGTCGTCGACTTGTGCCACACGATGGGCAAGTCGACGCGTCTTGGGCTGTGAATGACCTAAACAATCCCTTTGCACACGTACTACAAAACGCCAAGAGCATGTCTCTTAGTGCCGATGAACTTCTGTTTTGGCAATCTGACCGAGCATTTGCTGAACTAGTGTCAAATGTTGGCATGTTTGAGAGTGTCTGTATTCAACCTTTGCCACTACGTTCTAATCAGGTTCAGCTCGTATTGTTTATGTTAGGTGAGGAGAGAGCAGTATCGAAAGCGTTTAACAGTGCTGATGGCATTAAGTTTATTGATGTGTTTACTAAGCAGTGGAATTTGCTGGAAGAGATGGAGCGTGAGCAACGAGATATTCAAGTGCTTACCGAGTCATTGAATGATATGCAGCGAGATACCAAGCAAAGAGATCAAGCGAATAAGCTGTCTCATTCTTTAATTGGTCAAAGCCCTGTGATGCAGAGGCTACGTCAGCAGATAGTCAGTGCGGCAGAGTCTCAACTGTCTGTGATGGTGCAGGGGGATACAGGGACAGGTAAAGAGTTAGTTGCTCAAGCCATCCACCAATTATCGAGCCGCAATTCAGAGCCTTTAGTGGCTATCAACTGTGCGGCTATTCCGGAAAATCTGCTCGAAAGTGAACTGTTTGGATACTGCAAAGGGGCGTTCTCTGGGGCAGAGTCGGATAGGAAAGGCTTAATTGCGCAGGCCGATGGTGGAACACTGTTCTTGGATGAAATTGGTGATATGCCGCTGTCTCTTCAGGCGAAGTTACTCCGTGTTCTGGAAACTAAACGGTTCAGACCGATTGGCGGCAAAGAGGAGCTAAGCTCAGACTTTCGCCTTGTTTCTGCAACTCACGTCAACCTGCTTGCTCAGGTGAGAAATAAACAGTTTAGGCAAGACCTCTACTACCGCTTGTTCCAGTATCCGTTGACGTTACCTAAGCTATCTGAGCGTCTAGAGGATATTGATCTCTTGAGCCAGCACTTTGTCAAAGAGTTCAACACACAGCATGGTACGCAGATTCGTGGTCTGCACTATCGAGCGTTAGATTGCCTGAAGCAATACACTTTCCCGGGCAATGTGCGTGAGCTAAAGCATTTAATTGAATTTGGCTGTGCTCAATGTCGCGATGAGCTTGAAGTCAGTGAAGGAAGCTTTGCCAATCGCATTGCTTGCCTCAATTTTGAATTACAAAGTGCGGAGCAGCCAGTCATGCCGCAAGCCCTTTCTCAACCAACGTTTATTGCTGACAACCCATACCCAACACAACAAGGTGATTTCTCGGCTATCAACGATTTGAAACAAGCCATGAATGACTACGAAGAAAGTATCATTCGCGAGCGTTTAAATCAGTTCTCTGGAGATAGAGGTAAGGCTGCAAAGAGTCTGGGTATTCCCAAGCGAACACTTGCATATAAATGCCAAAAGCTGGAGATCAAAGCCGTATGACTAAGCTGAACTCGCTGGCTTTAGTATTTACCGCCAGTCTCTTTGTAACAGCAGCTAGCGCTACGGATACTACCACTAGCATGCAGTTGGAAAAAGCTCAGCAATGCACCTCAGTATCGGAGCGATTAGATCGCTTGAGCTGTTTTGACGAGGCATTCCAAACGCCGACAGTGTCGAATCTTGCGGTTAAGTCTGATGATAGACCGCCCGCTTGGCATACCGCGTTTGATAGCTCGAAAGGGAATGGGCCTTTGAATGTTGTTGAGAAGGGCACCGAGAAAGAAGGGGATGCTTGGGTCACTGTAACGGCTAAGCATTCTGATGGAGTACCTTCCCCCGTTCTGATGATGAGTTGTATCAACAAAATTAGTCGTATCGAACTGGCGCTTCCTCAAGCAATGGAAGATGCTCGAATTAGAGTCTCTGTGGCTGGTGGTCCTAATCAAAGCTGGAGAAGTGATGATATTGGTGTGTTGTTCTCTTCGGCACGAGGAGTTCCTGCGATATCGATGATGAAGGTGATGGCTAGGGAATCAAGACTGACTTTGCGCTCAAACTCACCGGTAGTTGATGGATTGCAATTCGATACCACAGGGTTAAGCCAAGCTTTAAAACCATTACGTTCAAGGTGTGGGTGGTAGCGATGGAATTGACCCAATACCGAACAAGCATAGTTAGACCGATTAGTAGCGAATCTCCAGTGGGCGAAAGGCTACTAGATGAGCCTTTGTTTGACTTTGTTGAAGACCAAATGATGAAGGTGGGCTCTCTTTCTCATGCCAGTGTTCAATGGCAAGAAGTAGAGCACAGCGCAATTACCCTTCTAAATGAGAAGAGTAAAGACATTAAACTGCTGGTGTATTTACTTCAGTGTTTGCATAACCAATTGACACCTAGCCGCTTTATTACCTCATTTGGAGTGATGAGCGACTTTATTGAGCACTACTGGAATGATTGCTTTCCAGCGCCAGGCAAAAGAGGCAACTTACCACGCAGAAAATTCTTCAGCCAAATGTGTCAGCGATTCTCAATGGCCGTCGATAAATTTGATTTTGCCAGCCTAGATAGTCAAGACAGAGAAGAGCTTCAGCAAGCCGTCGAATGTTGGCAGAAAACGATAGAAGTCAATGAGCTCTCTTCTGACGTCGCTGAGTCTGTTGCGCTGACGATAGTCAATCAGCTCAAACGAGCTCAAGAGCGAGAGAAGCAGCAACAAAGCACGGCACAAGCGGCTTCGTCTCATTCTGCTTCATCACAAACGCCTGCAGCCACTGCACCTGCTCTATCCGTTGATAACTCAAGTGATAAAGCGGCGAAACAAACCTTATTGAAAGTGGCTGAGTATCTGTCTGAACAAGAGTCGGGAAGCGCTTTGGCAATTCGAGTTCGTCGGCACGCTCTATGGGGCGCTATCACAGCCTTGCCTGACCATGACACCCACGGCAAAACCTTACTTCGCGGCATGCAAACGGAGCGAGTGAAAGAGTATCAAGAGCAATTGAAGCAACCCGACCTCGCGTTATGGAGAAAGGTCGAACAGAGTTTGACGATTGCGCCGTATTGGTTTGATGGTCAGTTAATGAGTCACGATATTGCTAAAGCGCTCGGTCAAGAGAGCTGGTGTCAGGCTATTCGTGAAGAAACTCAATCATTTGTCGAACGCTTTCCAAGTGTCTCTGAGCTCAAATTTAAAGATGGTGCGCCATTTTTGACTGACTCAGTACGTGATTGGTTAGGTAGCAGTGAGGTGGCTTCTTCAGGTAGCAGCGTTTCAGGGAGTTGGCAGGAACAGCGTGAAGAAGCCTTCAGTCTTGCTAAGGAGGGCGGGATTGCGGTTGCGATGTCGATGCTCAATGACGGGCTTGTCGCGGCGACTGAGCCTCGCGACCGTTTTTACTGGCGTTTGTTGAGCGCAGATCTTCTGCAACACAACCATTTAGATGCCATGGCTACAGAACAGTATCAAACTTTGAAACAAGAAATTATGCAGACGAGCGTCACCGATTGGGAGCCGTCTTTAATAGAACAACTAGAACGAAATACAGCGTCAGATTAAGCAAAGGGACTATCCATGTGGAAAAGTATCATTGGGATTGTTAAGAAATTGAAGCCGGGTATAGCAGCTGCCCTTCCTATTTTGCTGTTCACTCTATTTATACTACTCAACGTTGCCATTTGGTGGGCGGGTCCTTGGCTAGAAATTAGAGGCACCAAACCGCTTGAAACGCTGATGGCTCGCGGTATGGCGAGCGCACTATTTGTCTTGCTTTCCTTGTCTGGGTGGGGCATTTGGCAGTGGCGTAAGCTGCAAGGTTTCAAAAGTCAGCAAAAGCGTGAAGAGCAGCTAAAACTCGACCCAATCACAGTATATGAAGAGCGTCAGGAAGCTGAGCTTAATGATGTGATGCAAGAGATGAAGCAAAGTCTCAATACTCGCAATTACCTCTATTCCTTGCCTTGGTATCTGGTGCTTGGCCTAGAGAATGCGGGCAAAACGAGTTTGATCAATCGCTCGGGCCAGAACTTTGCCCTTTCGTCCGTTATGCGTGCGTCTGGGCAGAAGAGCGAGAATCCGTATTCTTTTGATTGGTGGATTGGTGACGAGTCAGTATTGATCGATCCTGATGGCGAACTGCTTACTCAGGGAAATCGCAACGAAGACAATGATGGTGAACTAGAGCGTCGCCTATGGCTAAACTTCGTTAACTGGTTAGAAAAAACGCGCAGCAGAAGACCGTTAAACGGTATTGTTCTCGCGCTAGATGTTTCTCACTTAGCCACGTCAACTGCATCTGAGCGTAAAGCTTACGCGAACCTGCTGCGCGCGCGTATTCGTGAGCTGATGGAAACACTAGCAACTCGATTGCCCGTCTATATTACTTTGACCAAGCTTGATTTACTGTATGGGTTTGAACCTTTCTTCAAACATTACTCAAAGTCACAGCGCGATGAGGTGTTGGGTTTCACTTTCTCGTTGGAATCGGTTGATAACTTAGATCATTGGTTAGAAGAGTTTTCGAAAGACTACGGGCAGTTTGTATCAAAGATAAACGAGCTTTTCCCTCATGCCGTCGCTGAGCCGTTAGAACAAGAAGAGCGTGATGCCATCTATAGCTTTACGCGTCAGATGTCTGGTTTACAAGATATCCTTAAAGAGTTTTTCCAAGACGCTTTATCGAGTGATCAATTCTCTACTTCTGCATTGGTCCGTGGTGCTTATTTTACATCGGTATATCAGCAAGGGGTGCCAAGCAATGCATTTGGTGATTCTGCATCACGCCGATACGGCTTATCACACGCGGTAAATAAAGCGCAAAATGCTAAAAATTCGACCGTTTATTTTACTCAACAACTGTTTAGTAACATCATCTATCCGGAAGCAGGTTTGGCTTCGGACAACTTCCGTGTTGCCAAACATAAACGTCGGTTAATGGGGCTCTCATTCACGGCTTGTATGGTGGCAACTGTGCTATTAGTCGGCACTTGGCACCGTTACTACTTGGCCAACGTCAACCAATCAGATGCCGTATTGGCCAAAGTGAATGAGTATAAAGCCCAGTACCCGTCGAACCTTTCTTTGGCTTCTCAGAAAGACATTCTTGAGCCGTTAAATAAGATTCGACAGGCGACGTTGGAATTTGGTTTCTTCCGCGAAAAGCCTCGTTACATCTCCGATTTTGGTCTTTATCAGGGGCATACGATCGGCCCTATGGTTGAAGATACGTATCTGAATCTACTAGAGAATCGATTCTTGCCTCTGCTGATGGCTGATGTTGTTGTTGCTCTTGAGCAGGCGGACAATGAAGAAGAGAAACTCGCCGTTCTGCGTGTCTACCGAATGATGGTTGATAAGAGCGGTCGCTACAAAGACTATGTATTGGATTATTTTGGCAAGTACTGGCAGAGCGCGTTTGCGGGTCAAAAACAGGTGCAAGGTGAGTTATTAGATCACTTAGATTATGCCATGCGCCACACGGATCTAGCTGGTGCAAGAGATCAAGGTGATGAGTTCGCAGAGCGAGTGATGAAACCTTACGATCGTACGATTGCGAGTGTCCAAGCTGAGCTAAGTACTATGCCTAACGATCAACGTGTTTATCGAAACCTTAAGTTGAATGCACAAACGGTACTTGGTCCTGCGATTAGCATTCGTAATCTTGTCGGTCCTATCTTTGATATCGTCTTTGAAGAGCGAGTCGCGAACAGCAGTTTGTATATTCCACAGATGCTGACCAAAGAAGGTTTTGAAAGCTACTTTATGCCACGTTCAGAGTCAGTCTCTGAGCTAGCCCTGATTGATAGTTGGGTATTAGGTCAGTCGAAAACGGCGCAGTTTAGCGAAGCAGATAAACAAGTACTGCGTGAAAAGATCCGTAATTTGTATGTCGCCGACTATGTGAATACGTGGAGAGCGGCATTGAATGATATCGATATGAAGTATTTCGGTGATATTAACGATGCGGTCATGGTGTTAGAGAACCTAACCGGTAACGTTGAGCCGATGCAGCGCTTACTCAGAACGCTAGAGAACAATACTCAGGTCATCGCAGGTCTAGACCCTGATAGTGACGCAGGTGAAGAACTACTAAAGAGCGCTAAGTATAAAGTGGCTTCAAGCATTCAATCTCCGTTTGCGGAACTGAACTTAATGTTGAAGCCAGTGGGAGACCAACCGGCTTACATCAATGAAGTGCTCGCATCTGTCGATGAGTTGAAAACATACTTAAAAGCGATTCAAGAATCGCCGGATGTGGGAATGGCAGCGCTTGATGCGACCAAGGCTCGGGTCAAGTTAGTCAGTGCTGACCCAATCTATACGCTGAAACGAATTTCTTCTGGTTTACCAAGGCCACTCGATAGCATGGTCGCTAAGCTTGCGGATGAGAGCTGGTATGTCGTGAAGCAAGAGGCGATTAAACACCTAGAAGTTCGTTGGTATGAGGATGTTTATAAACCTTACTACACTAAGTTGGCGAGTCGTTATCCGTTTAACACGCAATCGAAGAAAGATGTTGCACTGGAAGATTTTGAGTCCTTCTTTGCGCCAAAAGGGACGCTAGATAACTTCTACAACAACCAGTTGAAGGTGTTTATTGAAGAAAACATTGCGGTTGATGAATACGATACTGCTCAATCGATCATTCGCCCAGAGGTCTTGGCGCAGATCGAACAAGCACAAAGAATTCGTCAGGCATTCTTCAATCGCAAAGGGATTTTGGACGTCAATTTCTCGGTTGAACCGCTTCAGTTAAGTGGTAATAAGCGTCGAAGTGTTTTGAATGTTGACGGCCAGTACCTCACATACAGTCATGGTCCTCGTGAAGGTGTGGAGTTGATTTGGCCAAATACGTTGCGTGACTCTGCGGTGTCTAAGGTGACCTTAGTGCCGACTAAGTCTAACTTGTCGCCTAGAAGCATCAATATCAAAGGGCCTTGGGCATTCTTCCGTTTGTTAGAAGAAGGCAACGTCATGTCGGCAAGCAAGACGTCGGTTGATTACCGATTTGCCGTGGATGGTGGTGACATGATCTATCGCATCAACGCAGAATCAGATGCTAACCCATTCACTGAACGTCTATTTAAATCGTTCAAACTCTCTAAGACTCTTTATTAAAACATTATAATAATCAAAGGAGCGAGGTGACTCGCTCCTTCAATCGGGACGAAGTATCTATGCCCAATTCAGTTTTGCTTGACCAAGTTATCTACCATATTACGTCTGATTCTGACTCAATCAGACACCTAGAAAGCTACCAAAAAGTCAGAGACGAAATTAACAGTCGTTTCAACCCCTTGTCTGGAGGCACTAACTGGCAAGAGGTATACGATGCATGCGAGCTACTTGCTAAAGGGCCGGGCGTTGATTTACTCATGAGCAGCTATCTCACTATTGCCAAACTTAAAATTGAGGGCTTACCCGGTTATGCCAATGGCCTAGAGCTCATAATGCACAGTTTGAGTTTGTTAGCTAAGCCTGACTCTAAGTCGGCGAAAATGCGTAAAGAGGTTTTGGATTGGCTCAATAGCAAGGCAATTCCTGAACTAAAGAAGATGAAACCTTCTCAGGAGCAGCTACGCGACCTTTATCGAAGTGAAAGGATATGTGAAAGAATCCACCACTGGATAACGCTTCAACAACCAGAAGTTGACGTAGATTTTGAAGGGGTTGGGTTTGTTTTGTTTGAACATATTGATCAAATTGAAACCCGCTATCACACCGCGATAAAGCGTCAAGAAAAGCAACGTGAAAGTGAAAACAGAGTGACAGTTAAGCGCCACCGTTGGAGCTTGGCTGCTGTGTGCGTTTCGACTGCTATCGTGAGTCTGACAAGCTTGTGGCTTTACTATAATCCGAGCGTACTCAATCAGTATCAATTCAAGCAATCAATAGAGGTGCCAGTGCTGACAGCTGGCAACCTCAGCAATTATGTAGAGCATATTAAACCTTCTAAGCTGGCTTCTATTCAATCTGAACTGGTGCCTATGTATCAGTCATCGATTGAGGAGAAAATGCACGTATCGATTGAGCAACCTTACCTAGAAGCGTTAGAGCAGCTCGATGTCTTGCATAAACTCTATTCTGAAGATGAGCAAGTTCTTCAAATTGGTCAGACGTTACATCAAGACCAACAGCTTGCGCTTGAACAGGCCGATGAGTTTGTTGCTCGGTTTAGTGAAATTCGAACCAAGATGGCGAATATTGCACTGCTTGCTAAAAAGCGTCGCTGGACACAGGTCGCCAATGAAACCAAATCGTTAGAGGACTTTGCGGTTAGCTTGTCGCCTATTTATGGACGTGTTGGTTATGTAGAAAACTTGATTGAGAAGAAGCAGTACGAACAAGCACATGAAGAGTTTGAAGAGCTAAAAAGACGCCTTAACAATTTGAGTTGGAAAGTTGCTCAGTTAAATCAGATGCTTGAAGAGTAAGGAATGCGTTGAGCTCATTTTAATCGGGGAACCTCTTGTAGAATCACTTGCACTTTGGATAAAGGATCTATATAAATTCGGCTTTCCTTTTTCCACAATGATATTTGAACACTTGGGGTTACCACATGACGCAGTTTTGGCAGCAAAAAGCTCTCGAAGAGATGACCGAAGACGAATGGGAATCACTTTGTGACGGTTGTGGTAAATGTTGCTTGCACAAGCTGATGGATGAGGACAGCGACGAGATCTATTACACCAATGTTGCATGTAGTTGGCTAAACAGCAAAACATGCTCGTGTAAGGATTACCCAAATCGTTTTACCTCAGGAGAGGAATGCACCAAGTTAACTCGTGATGATATCGATGATTTTACTTGGCTACCGCACACCTGTGCTTACCGCTTGCTAGCGGAAAAGCAGCCTCTACCAGAGTGGCACCCACTCATTACAGGCTCAAAGTCAGCCATGCATGCCGCTGGCGAAAGTGTTCGCAACAAAGTGGTATACGAAATCGATGTTGTGGATTGGGAAGACCACATCCTCAATCACCCTAATCGAGCTTAATCTCAAACAGTCGCCATTGGCGACTGTTTTTGTATTTGCGCTTAGTTAACACTCAATATGCAAACGTTTGAGTTTTGTGGTGTACAATTAGGGCATCAATTTAAGAAACAAAGACTTGTACCCATTCTTCTGAGG
Encoded here:
- the tssM gene encoding type VI secretion system membrane subunit TssM encodes the protein MAAALPILLFTLFILLNVAIWWAGPWLEIRGTKPLETLMARGMASALFVLLSLSGWGIWQWRKLQGFKSQQKREEQLKLDPITVYEERQEAELNDVMQEMKQSLNTRNYLYSLPWYLVLGLENAGKTSLINRSGQNFALSSVMRASGQKSENPYSFDWWIGDESVLIDPDGELLTQGNRNEDNDGELERRLWLNFVNWLEKTRSRRPLNGIVLALDVSHLATSTASERKAYANLLRARIRELMETLATRLPVYITLTKLDLLYGFEPFFKHYSKSQRDEVLGFTFSLESVDNLDHWLEEFSKDYGQFVSKINELFPHAVAEPLEQEERDAIYSFTRQMSGLQDILKEFFQDALSSDQFSTSALVRGAYFTSVYQQGVPSNAFGDSASRRYGLSHAVNKAQNAKNSTVYFTQQLFSNIIYPEAGLASDNFRVAKHKRRLMGLSFTACMVATVLLVGTWHRYYLANVNQSDAVLAKVNEYKAQYPSNLSLASQKDILEPLNKIRQATLEFGFFREKPRYISDFGLYQGHTIGPMVEDTYLNLLENRFLPLLMADVVVALEQADNEEEKLAVLRVYRMMVDKSGRYKDYVLDYFGKYWQSAFAGQKQVQGELLDHLDYAMRHTDLAGARDQGDEFAERVMKPYDRTIASVQAELSTMPNDQRVYRNLKLNAQTVLGPAISIRNLVGPIFDIVFEERVANSSLYIPQMLTKEGFESYFMPRSESVSELALIDSWVLGQSKTAQFSEADKQVLREKIRNLYVADYVNTWRAALNDIDMKYFGDINDAVMVLENLTGNVEPMQRLLRTLENNTQVIAGLDPDSDAGEELLKSAKYKVASSIQSPFAELNLMLKPVGDQPAYINEVLASVDELKTYLKAIQESPDVGMAALDATKARVKLVSADPIYTLKRISSGLPRPLDSMVAKLADESWYVVKQEAIKHLEVRWYEDVYKPYYTKLASRYPFNTQSKKDVALEDFESFFAPKGTLDNFYNNQLKVFIEENIAVDEYDTAQSIIRPEVLAQIEQAQRIRQAFFNRKGILDVNFSVEPLQLSGNKRRSVLNVDGQYLTYSHGPREGVELIWPNTLRDSAVSKVTLVPTKSNLSPRSINIKGPWAFFRLLEEGNVMSASKTSVDYRFAVDGGDMIYRINAESDANPFTERLFKSFKLSKTLY
- a CDS encoding sigma-54 interaction domain-containing protein — encoded protein: MSNWLERVTDLIGIKTKHELTAKFALILRDELSLSQCLILMPTSDGRRLVPHDGQVDASWAVNDLNNPFAHVLQNAKSMSLSADELLFWQSDRAFAELVSNVGMFESVCIQPLPLRSNQVQLVLFMLGEERAVSKAFNSADGIKFIDVFTKQWNLLEEMEREQRDIQVLTESLNDMQRDTKQRDQANKLSHSLIGQSPVMQRLRQQIVSAAESQLSVMVQGDTGTGKELVAQAIHQLSSRNSEPLVAINCAAIPENLLESELFGYCKGAFSGAESDRKGLIAQADGGTLFLDEIGDMPLSLQAKLLRVLETKRFRPIGGKEELSSDFRLVSATHVNLLAQVRNKQFRQDLYYRLFQYPLTLPKLSERLEDIDLLSQHFVKEFNTQHGTQIRGLHYRALDCLKQYTFPGNVRELKHLIEFGCAQCRDELEVSEGSFANRIACLNFELQSAEQPVMPQALSQPTFIADNPYPTQQGDFSAINDLKQAMNDYEESIIRERLNQFSGDRGKAAKSLGIPKRTLAYKCQKLEIKAV
- the vasI gene encoding type VI secretion system-associated protein VasI, with protein sequence MTKLNSLALVFTASLFVTAASATDTTTSMQLEKAQQCTSVSERLDRLSCFDEAFQTPTVSNLAVKSDDRPPAWHTAFDSSKGNGPLNVVEKGTEKEGDAWVTVTAKHSDGVPSPVLMMSCINKISRIELALPQAMEDARIRVSVAGGPNQSWRSDDIGVLFSSARGVPAISMMKVMARESRLTLRSNSPVVDGLQFDTTGLSQALKPLRSRCGW
- the tssA gene encoding type VI secretion system protein TssA, whose protein sequence is MELTQYRTSIVRPISSESPVGERLLDEPLFDFVEDQMMKVGSLSHASVQWQEVEHSAITLLNEKSKDIKLLVYLLQCLHNQLTPSRFITSFGVMSDFIEHYWNDCFPAPGKRGNLPRRKFFSQMCQRFSMAVDKFDFASLDSQDREELQQAVECWQKTIEVNELSSDVAESVALTIVNQLKRAQEREKQQQSTAQAASSHSASSQTPAATAPALSVDNSSDKAAKQTLLKVAEYLSEQESGSALAIRVRRHALWGAITALPDHDTHGKTLLRGMQTERVKEYQEQLKQPDLALWRKVEQSLTIAPYWFDGQLMSHDIAKALGQESWCQAIREETQSFVERFPSVSELKFKDGAPFLTDSVRDWLGSSEVASSGSSVSGSWQEQREEAFSLAKEGGIAVAMSMLNDGLVAATEPRDRFYWRLLSADLLQHNHLDAMATEQYQTLKQEIMQTSVTDWEPSLIEQLERNTASD
- a CDS encoding YcgN family cysteine cluster protein; translation: MTQFWQQKALEEMTEDEWESLCDGCGKCCLHKLMDEDSDEIYYTNVACSWLNSKTCSCKDYPNRFTSGEECTKLTRDDIDDFTWLPHTCAYRLLAEKQPLPEWHPLITGSKSAMHAAGESVRNKVVYEIDVVDWEDHILNHPNRA
- a CDS encoding type VI secretion system ImpA family N-terminal domain-containing protein, with translation MPNSVLLDQVIYHITSDSDSIRHLESYQKVRDEINSRFNPLSGGTNWQEVYDACELLAKGPGVDLLMSSYLTIAKLKIEGLPGYANGLELIMHSLSLLAKPDSKSAKMRKEVLDWLNSKAIPELKKMKPSQEQLRDLYRSERICERIHHWITLQQPEVDVDFEGVGFVLFEHIDQIETRYHTAIKRQEKQRESENRVTVKRHRWSLAAVCVSTAIVSLTSLWLYYNPSVLNQYQFKQSIEVPVLTAGNLSNYVEHIKPSKLASIQSELVPMYQSSIEEKMHVSIEQPYLEALEQLDVLHKLYSEDEQVLQIGQTLHQDQQLALEQADEFVARFSEIRTKMANIALLAKKRRWTQVANETKSLEDFAVSLSPIYGRVGYVENLIEKKQYEQAHEEFEELKRRLNNLSWKVAQLNQMLEE